Proteins encoded within one genomic window of Geotalea daltonii FRC-32:
- the pgeF gene encoding peptidoglycan editing factor PgeF — protein MEMKKAGKIHYLEPQKMMKCGGAVMGFTTRHEGVSRPPYNSLNLGSNTFDSPHSVEGNRSLLARSVGASLDRLVTVKQVHGTDLLVIDAPNPDFAHFHALECDGIITNQPQVLIGITVADCVPVLLLDPVKGAVAAIHAGWKGTAAEICKKGVNALKELFGSASGDILAAIGPAIGPCCYEVDAPVMEAFKKGASGWELHAVPRGEGKWGLDLAAANRRQLLETGIIEENISESEQCVSCNPDLFFSYRRDQGDTGRQMGFIMLK, from the coding sequence ATGGAAATGAAAAAAGCAGGCAAGATCCACTATCTTGAGCCCCAGAAGATGATGAAATGTGGGGGAGCGGTGATGGGCTTCACTACCCGTCACGAGGGGGTCTCCAGGCCTCCTTACAACTCTCTCAATCTGGGCTCCAACACCTTCGATTCTCCCCACAGTGTTGAAGGCAATCGCAGCCTGCTTGCCCGGTCAGTCGGCGCAAGTCTTGACCGTCTGGTGACTGTGAAGCAGGTGCATGGCACCGACCTGTTAGTCATAGATGCCCCCAATCCCGATTTTGCCCATTTCCATGCCCTGGAATGCGACGGTATCATTACCAACCAACCGCAGGTCCTGATCGGCATTACCGTTGCCGATTGCGTGCCCGTCCTTCTCCTGGATCCGGTGAAGGGCGCGGTTGCTGCAATTCACGCCGGCTGGAAAGGGACTGCCGCCGAGATCTGCAAGAAAGGGGTCAACGCCTTGAAAGAACTGTTCGGCTCTGCCAGTGGCGATATCCTGGCTGCCATCGGTCCCGCCATCGGTCCCTGCTGTTACGAGGTGGATGCGCCGGTGATGGAGGCATTCAAAAAAGGGGCCTCCGGCTGGGAGTTGCATGCGGTGCCCCGGGGGGAAGGTAAATGGGGGTTGGATTTGGCTGCGGCAAACCGGCGGCAGTTGCTGGAAACTGGAATCATTGAGGAGAATATATCCGAATCCGAGCAGTGCGTCAGCTGCAACCCTGATCTATTTTTCTCCTATCGCCGGGATCAGGGGGATACGGGGCGGCAGATGGGATTCATCATGTTGAAATAG
- a CDS encoding DegQ family serine endoprotease, whose translation MGNRFFIILLIFVSLLPACRKTEEAYFSESSRKGTAEAPVKEVPKDILATQQAFSNVVKVVNPAVVNISTVSKKKLVQPFFEMSPFFEDFFGGRGGMPQYRRENSLGSGFIISKDGYIITNDHVVRDAESIQVTLSDEKTYKGKVVGGDPKTDIAVIKINANGDLPVAVLGDSDKLSVGQWSIAIGNPFGLNRTVTVGVISATGRSNMGIETYENFIQTDASINPGNSGGPLLNVYGEVIGINTAIVASGQGIGFAIPINMAKIAVPQLIKKGNVTRGWLGVSIQPVTEDLAQSFGLNKTQGALVSDVVPGSPAAKAGVRQGDIITGFAGKEIKSVQQLQLTVANTPVGSAVEIEVLREGQTKKLTVAPASADSAAALAPAPSEAGSAALGLAVADLPRELKQTGLQGVIVTDVEEGGLAAESGIQQGDVLVSVNQKKISGTGDYARAIKDAERKGSVALLVRRGNASIYFAMKIR comes from the coding sequence ATGGGAAACCGTTTTTTCATCATTCTGCTGATTTTTGTCAGCCTCCTTCCGGCATGCAGAAAAACAGAGGAGGCATACTTCTCCGAATCCAGCCGTAAGGGTACTGCCGAAGCCCCGGTCAAGGAAGTGCCCAAGGATATACTTGCCACACAGCAGGCTTTTTCCAATGTGGTGAAGGTGGTAAACCCGGCAGTCGTCAATATCTCCACCGTAAGCAAGAAAAAATTGGTCCAGCCTTTCTTCGAGATGTCTCCGTTTTTTGAGGATTTTTTTGGCGGCCGGGGAGGGATGCCCCAGTACCGGCGTGAGAACAGTCTCGGCTCCGGCTTCATCATCAGCAAGGATGGCTACATCATTACCAACGATCATGTGGTGAGGGATGCCGAGAGCATCCAGGTCACCCTTTCCGATGAAAAAACCTACAAGGGCAAGGTTGTCGGCGGCGATCCCAAGACCGACATCGCTGTAATAAAGATAAATGCCAACGGAGACCTTCCCGTAGCTGTCCTCGGTGATTCCGACAAACTGAGCGTGGGCCAGTGGAGCATTGCCATCGGCAATCCCTTCGGCCTCAATCGTACAGTCACGGTGGGGGTCATATCCGCCACAGGCCGCTCCAACATGGGCATCGAAACCTATGAAAACTTCATCCAGACCGATGCATCCATTAATCCGGGGAATTCAGGCGGGCCCCTGCTCAACGTTTACGGGGAGGTAATAGGCATCAACACGGCCATTGTTGCCTCGGGACAGGGGATCGGCTTTGCCATTCCCATTAACATGGCCAAAATTGCCGTGCCGCAACTGATCAAAAAGGGTAATGTCACCCGCGGCTGGCTGGGGGTTTCCATACAGCCGGTTACGGAAGATCTGGCCCAATCTTTCGGATTGAACAAGACGCAGGGTGCGCTGGTCAGCGATGTTGTTCCGGGAAGTCCTGCAGCCAAGGCGGGAGTCAGGCAAGGCGATATCATTACCGGTTTTGCCGGTAAGGAGATAAAATCAGTGCAGCAGCTACAGTTGACGGTCGCCAATACTCCCGTCGGCTCTGCGGTGGAAATAGAGGTGCTGCGGGAAGGGCAGACTAAAAAGCTTACCGTAGCACCGGCTTCAGCGGACAGTGCGGCTGCGTTGGCGCCGGCTCCTTCGGAAGCAGGTTCGGCGGCACTGGGTCTTGCAGTCGCAGACTTGCCAAGGGAACTGAAACAGACAGGGCTGCAAGGGGTAATTGTAACGGATGTGGAAGAGGGGGGGCTGGCGGCGGAAAGCGGTATCCAGCAGGGAGATGTGCTGGTCTCGGTGAATCAGAAGAAGATTTCCGGCACCGGGGATTATGCCAGGGCTATCAAGGATGCGGAACGCAAGGGCTCGGTTGCCCTCTTGGTGAGAAGGGGAAATGCCAGCATATACTTCGCCATGAAAATAAGGTAG
- a CDS encoding CHASE2 domain-containing protein — MKNPLRQIGSIPAPAWRGLIGMLVTVLMVVLMLRQFYPLELLEMKLFDTGFKLRGAVTSPEAVAIAEIDEKSLQKIGRWPWDRSVMARLVDRLAEANVAVIAFDVIFSEADESDPLFAKAISRAGNVILPIVFDFHGSPAGKPDPLLDTSSYSNIKNRHLLNDFVPPSANRVNLPVPALSHEAMGFGHISMLPDSDGTMRWEPLVVSCGGRYFSPLGLQAAAYFLGVPPESITVRATESVTVGQTVIPTDVWGRTIINYYGPGGSFPHYSISDILDGTVPAKQLENRVILIGATAPGIYDLRVTPMAAAMPGVEKHAAIAASIIDRSFIRKVSGIADLAVLIGSGLLLTLILSRRKIVGAITATAVGMLALFISGYLLFSLKGIWLNLAYPSNNLLFIFIGVTAFNYAFEEQRARKIRAMFSNYVTRTIVNELIDNPEMAKLGGERREVTVLFSDLVGFTTFSEQHSPEEVVAILNEYLGAMTDVILKWQGTLDKFIGDAIVVFWGAPLPAADHAERAIGCAAEMAREMKRLREKWLAEGKTALHAGIGINTGEVLVGNIGALGKKMDYTVIGDQVNLGSRVESLTRHYQVPILITANTVAKLCGREPDVRLSGLSIHGIERVIVKGKEEPVGLYRLEEQPDPSQSLVIEDCPEGAVVRFAEK, encoded by the coding sequence ATGAAGAATCCTCTCAGGCAAATCGGCAGCATCCCGGCCCCGGCCTGGCGGGGCCTGATCGGCATGCTCGTCACTGTCCTCATGGTGGTGTTGATGCTCCGCCAGTTCTACCCCCTGGAACTGCTGGAGATGAAACTTTTCGACACCGGCTTCAAGCTCCGCGGCGCCGTCACCTCTCCCGAAGCTGTCGCCATTGCCGAAATAGACGAAAAAAGCCTGCAGAAAATCGGCCGCTGGCCCTGGGATCGGTCAGTGATGGCCCGTCTGGTGGATCGCCTTGCCGAGGCTAATGTCGCCGTCATTGCCTTCGATGTCATTTTTTCGGAAGCCGATGAAAGCGACCCCCTCTTTGCCAAAGCCATCAGCAGGGCCGGCAATGTCATCCTTCCCATAGTGTTCGATTTTCACGGGTCTCCAGCCGGTAAACCGGATCCGCTTCTTGATACCTCCTCCTATAGCAACATTAAAAATCGGCACCTTCTGAATGATTTTGTTCCCCCCTCGGCAAATAGGGTCAATCTCCCTGTTCCAGCATTGAGCCATGAAGCCATGGGCTTTGGCCACATCAGCATGCTCCCGGACAGCGACGGCACCATGCGCTGGGAGCCGCTCGTCGTCTCCTGCGGTGGCCGCTACTTTTCCCCCCTTGGGTTGCAGGCGGCAGCCTATTTCCTCGGCGTGCCCCCGGAAAGCATCACCGTCAGGGCAACGGAGTCAGTTACCGTCGGACAGACTGTCATTCCTACCGATGTCTGGGGACGCACCATCATCAACTATTATGGCCCCGGCGGCTCCTTTCCCCATTATTCCATCAGCGACATCCTCGACGGTACCGTCCCGGCGAAGCAGCTTGAGAACCGGGTCATCCTGATCGGAGCTACCGCTCCCGGCATCTATGACCTGCGGGTAACCCCCATGGCGGCGGCCATGCCCGGGGTCGAAAAACATGCCGCCATCGCTGCCTCCATCATAGATCGTTCCTTCATCCGCAAAGTATCTGGTATTGCCGATCTGGCGGTACTTATCGGCAGCGGCCTGCTCCTGACACTGATCCTCAGCCGGCGGAAGATCGTCGGTGCCATAACGGCAACGGCTGTAGGTATGCTGGCACTCTTCATCTCCGGCTACCTGCTCTTCAGCCTGAAGGGCATCTGGCTCAATCTGGCCTATCCCAGCAATAACCTGCTCTTCATCTTCATCGGCGTTACTGCCTTCAACTATGCCTTCGAGGAGCAGCGGGCCAGGAAAATCAGGGCCATGTTCTCCAACTATGTCACCCGCACCATCGTCAACGAGCTGATTGACAACCCGGAGATGGCGAAGCTTGGGGGGGAGCGGCGAGAGGTGACGGTGCTGTTCAGCGACCTGGTGGGGTTTACCACCTTTTCCGAGCAGCACTCGCCCGAGGAGGTGGTGGCGATCCTCAATGAATACCTGGGGGCAATGACCGACGTCATTCTCAAGTGGCAGGGGACCCTGGACAAGTTCATCGGCGACGCCATCGTCGTCTTCTGGGGGGCGCCCCTGCCGGCGGCGGACCACGCCGAGCGGGCCATCGGCTGCGCCGCGGAAATGGCCAGGGAGATGAAGCGATTGCGGGAAAAGTGGCTGGCGGAGGGAAAAACGGCGCTCCACGCCGGCATCGGCATCAATACCGGCGAAGTGCTGGTGGGGAACATCGGCGCCCTGGGCAAGAAGATGGATTACACCGTCATCGGCGACCAGGTGAATCTTGGCTCCCGGGTGGAATCCCTGACCCGCCACTACCAAGTGCCGATCCTCATCACCGCCAACACCGTAGCCAAGCTCTGCGGTAGGGAGCCGGATGTAAGGTTGTCAGGGCTGTCCATCCACGGTATTGAACGGGTGATTGTCAAGGGGAAGGAAGAGCCGGTTGGACTTTACCGCCTGGAGGAACAGCCGGACCCCTCCCAGTCCCTTGTTATCGAAGACTGCCCCGAGGGGGCGGTGGTTCGATTTGCGGAGAAATGA
- a CDS encoding GspE/PulE family protein codes for MDMATGLLKEQLEYRKRFMEKINEIHSAANLNSILIQLKDSIAELFKAERMTIYVADRQRNVLISRVKSGDELKQIVVPISPESIAGYCATSQQLINITNAYDDHELKMINTGLKFDDTWDKKTGFHTAQVLCVPMIFDSKLIGVMQLINKKGAAAFTSTDLSYASELATSLSIAIHNIYRISASVKIIRQNSRYNYLLDKNLIDEKDIQKASSHPDLAKIGLDHLIMREFSISSEDMAKSLSLYFGTDFVCFDGTLPPLVDLLERIKPDRLKKERWIPVKIENGVLQVAMEDPTDLAKQDLIRFVYPEYRRLSFVGAYRQDIDLFIDHFYNLGSMVGGDSSTISELLNRLDTSDEPEVEQEVQKVSDQDSVIVQLVNKIVCDAYNAKASDIHIEPYPGKNDVLVRIRIDGRCKIYQRIPYKYKHAITSRIKIMSGLDIAERRKPQDGKIDFKKFGPIDVELRVATLPTAGQLEDVVLRVLASGEPIPFDKLGLTSRNTRIFEESIKKPYGLILVVGPTGSGKTTTLHSAVARINDPETKIWTAEDPVEITQKGLRQVQVNSRIGFTFAAALRSFLRADPDVIMVGEMRDAETTSTGIEASLTGHLVFSTLHTNSAPETVTRLLDMGMDPFSFSDALLCILAQRLARRLCHDCREIYIPEQRELDGIIEEYGAEHFARLGMDRGEIKLARAKGCAKCNETGYKGRLGLHEILECTDAMKALIKRKEEVDTIRRQAIADGMTTLKQDGILKVFQGLTDLKEVRRVCIK; via the coding sequence ATGGACATGGCCACCGGCTTATTGAAGGAGCAACTGGAGTACCGCAAGCGCTTCATGGAGAAGATCAATGAGATCCACTCCGCCGCCAACCTGAACAGCATCCTGATACAGCTGAAAGACAGCATTGCCGAGCTGTTCAAAGCGGAGCGGATGACCATTTATGTGGCAGACCGGCAGCGGAACGTGCTCATTTCCCGGGTCAAATCCGGAGACGAACTGAAGCAGATTGTCGTCCCCATCTCGCCGGAAAGCATTGCCGGCTATTGTGCCACGTCACAGCAGTTGATCAATATCACCAATGCATACGACGACCACGAGCTGAAGATGATCAACACCGGCCTTAAGTTCGACGACACTTGGGATAAGAAAACCGGCTTCCACACGGCGCAGGTGCTCTGCGTGCCGATGATCTTCGACAGCAAGCTGATCGGCGTCATGCAGTTGATCAACAAGAAAGGTGCCGCTGCCTTCACCTCCACCGATTTGAGCTATGCCTCGGAGCTGGCAACCTCGCTGTCCATTGCCATCCACAACATCTATCGCATCAGTGCCTCGGTAAAGATTATCCGCCAAAATTCCCGCTACAATTATCTTCTGGACAAGAACCTGATCGACGAGAAGGACATCCAGAAGGCTTCAAGCCATCCGGATCTGGCAAAGATCGGTCTCGACCATCTCATCATGCGCGAATTCTCCATTTCCTCCGAGGATATGGCCAAAAGCCTCAGCCTATACTTCGGTACCGATTTCGTCTGCTTCGACGGCACCCTTCCTCCCCTGGTCGATCTTCTGGAGCGAATCAAGCCTGACCGCCTGAAAAAGGAGCGCTGGATACCGGTGAAGATTGAAAACGGCGTCCTGCAGGTGGCCATGGAAGATCCCACCGATCTGGCCAAGCAGGACCTGATCAGGTTCGTTTATCCCGAGTACCGCCGCTTGAGCTTTGTCGGCGCCTATCGCCAGGACATCGACCTCTTCATCGACCACTTCTACAATCTTGGCTCCATGGTGGGGGGCGATTCCTCCACCATCTCCGAACTTCTCAACAGGCTTGACACCTCAGACGAGCCGGAAGTGGAGCAGGAGGTACAGAAAGTCTCCGACCAGGATAGCGTCATCGTCCAGCTGGTGAACAAGATTGTCTGCGATGCCTACAATGCCAAGGCATCCGATATTCATATCGAACCCTACCCGGGAAAGAATGACGTCCTGGTACGGATCAGGATCGACGGCCGCTGCAAGATCTATCAGCGCATTCCATATAAATACAAGCATGCCATCACCTCCCGCATCAAGATCATGTCCGGGCTCGACATCGCAGAACGGCGCAAGCCCCAGGATGGCAAGATCGACTTCAAGAAGTTCGGTCCCATCGACGTGGAACTGCGGGTTGCCACTCTCCCCACCGCCGGCCAGCTGGAAGACGTGGTGCTGAGGGTACTTGCCTCAGGCGAGCCGATTCCCTTCGACAAGCTGGGCCTTACCTCCCGCAATACCAGGATATTTGAAGAGTCCATCAAGAAACCATACGGTCTGATCCTTGTGGTGGGTCCCACCGGCTCGGGCAAGACGACCACCCTGCACTCGGCCGTGGCCCGCATCAACGACCCCGAAACGAAGATCTGGACTGCCGAAGACCCGGTGGAGATCACCCAGAAGGGGTTGCGCCAGGTACAGGTCAACTCCCGCATCGGCTTTACCTTTGCCGCCGCCCTGCGCTCATTCCTGCGTGCCGACCCGGATGTGATCATGGTCGGGGAGATGCGGGACGCCGAAACGACCTCAACCGGCATCGAGGCTTCCCTCACCGGCCACCTGGTGTTTTCCACACTCCATACCAACTCTGCTCCGGAGACAGTCACCAGGCTTCTGGACATGGGGATGGACCCGTTCAGCTTCTCCGACGCCCTCCTCTGTATCCTCGCCCAGCGCCTTGCCCGCAGGCTCTGTCACGATTGCCGGGAGATCTATATCCCCGAGCAAAGGGAGTTGGACGGAATTATAGAGGAATACGGCGCCGAACACTTTGCCCGGCTTGGCATGGACAGGGGAGAGATCAAGCTCGCACGGGCCAAGGGATGCGCAAAATGCAATGAAACCGGTTACAAAGGGCGGCTCGGCCTGCACGAGATCCTGGAGTGCACCGATGCCATGAAGGCCCTCATCAAGCGCAAGGAAGAAGTGGATACCATCCGACGGCAGGCCATAGCCGACGGCATGACCACCCTCAAGCAGGACGGCATCCTCAAGGTGTTCCAGGGGCTGACGGACTTAAAAGAAGTCCGCCGGGTCTGCATCAAGTAA
- a CDS encoding RluA family pseudouridine synthase, producing the protein MTDIELTVPENTEAERLDSYIARTVETLTRAAVQRLMESGMITVNGMPPKPSLKLKGGEQLKIAVPPPVEAGPAPENIPLEILYEDRDLVVVNKGAGMVVHPGAGNSGGTLVNALLGHCTDLSGIGGELRPGIVHRIDKDTSGILVVAKNDASHLALSEQFREHSIKRIYIAIVYGSPKTDSGRLESIIGRHPVDRKRMSGKARHGKHAVTHWRVIGRYPGMCLIRLRLETGRTHQIRVHLSEAGHPLVGDEVYGGGARLDSVKDPVLRRLIRELGRQALHAKTLGFVHPSTKEYLEFDTDLPRDMATIVEHLEKSSQP; encoded by the coding sequence GTGACAGACATTGAATTAACCGTACCGGAAAACACGGAAGCGGAACGGCTGGACAGTTACATCGCGCGGACGGTGGAGACCCTGACCAGGGCAGCGGTGCAACGTCTTATGGAAAGCGGCATGATAACGGTCAATGGGATGCCGCCAAAGCCTTCACTGAAGCTCAAAGGGGGGGAGCAGCTGAAAATAGCTGTTCCACCGCCGGTCGAGGCAGGGCCTGCCCCTGAAAACATTCCCCTGGAGATCCTTTACGAGGATCGCGATCTGGTGGTGGTCAACAAGGGTGCCGGCATGGTGGTTCACCCGGGCGCAGGCAACAGCGGGGGAACCCTCGTCAATGCCCTTCTCGGTCACTGCACGGACCTTTCGGGCATCGGGGGGGAATTGCGCCCCGGCATAGTCCATCGCATCGACAAGGACACCTCCGGCATCCTGGTTGTGGCCAAGAATGACGCATCCCATCTGGCCCTGTCGGAACAATTCCGGGAACACAGCATCAAGAGGATTTACATTGCCATTGTCTATGGCTCTCCCAAGACGGACAGCGGGCGCCTGGAATCGATAATCGGCCGCCACCCGGTGGACAGAAAACGCATGTCCGGCAAAGCGCGGCACGGCAAGCATGCCGTGACCCACTGGCGGGTTATCGGCCGTTACCCGGGAATGTGTCTGATCCGCCTGCGCCTGGAAACCGGCCGCACCCACCAGATAAGGGTTCATCTCTCCGAAGCGGGTCATCCATTGGTGGGAGACGAAGTCTATGGAGGCGGAGCCCGCCTTGATTCGGTAAAAGACCCGGTGCTGCGCAGGCTGATCAGGGAGCTTGGGCGACAGGCGCTCCACGCCAAGACCCTCGGCTTCGTTCACCCTTCCACGAAAGAGTACCTTGAATTCGATACGGACCTTCCCCGGGACATGGCGACAATCGTCGAGCACCTGGAGAAGTCGTCCCAGCCATGA